TCCAACCCTCCCTAGTTTACAGGGTGCCTAAGAACCTCCCAGCTAACCAGATGAGAACCCTTCCTTTCATCCACCCCCTTCTAAAGAAAATCTCTCATGAACTTCTCAAGGCTCTTGCAAACCGAACTAGGAGCCTAAACTAGGGTAAGATAATAAATGGGAATGTCAATAAGCACTGAATTGATCAAAGTTAGTTTACCAAATTTGGAGAAATAACCTTCCTTGCACGAAGCTAACCTCTGGTGGATTTTTTCAGATATGAGATTCCAAAAAAACAAGGACCTTGGGTTACAACTCGATAGGAGACCAAGGTAAGAGGAAGGAAAGGAACCAACCCTGAAACCACTCACATCTGCCCATCTCTTAAGCTTGTCTTGATCACAATTAATACCCAAGATTTGGCACTTgctcatattaattataaagttgGGCATGGCCCACAAAGAACCAAGAAGGAATCCTCATTGCCAGAACAAAACAACATTGTATCAGCTGCAAACTGAAAATGAGACAAGGCGACCTCATCAACCCAAGCCTAAAAGGCTCAATCATGTTTCCTTCCACATCCATTAAAATGAGTTGACTTAAGACATCCATGAAGATTAAGAACAAGAAGGGAAACAAAGCGTCTACTTGCCTTAACCCTCTAGAAACCTGAATCGACCTCTTTAGGGATCCTTTAATGATGATAGAGTATTTTACATTTCTAACACAACCTCATATGTTCATCCACCATTTATACCCAAATCTTTCTTTTGCATCACGCCATCGTCTTATCCAAAAAGTTCCAATTGACATGATCATAAGCCTTTTCACGATCAAGTTTGGATATAACTCCCTCTTTATTTGCTCCATAGTACTCAATGGCTTTGTTGGCAATAAGAGTTTGGTCGAAGTCTGTCTCCCCACTATAAAAAGTCCTTGCCCATCCAAAATTTTCGAGGGCAACACTTTCCTTGAGTGATTTGCAAGGACCTTAGCGAGAATCTTATAGATACTAGTTATGGGACTAATGGGCGTGAACTCCTTCACCCTACTAGCATTCTACTTTTTTGGGACAAGACACACAAATGCTTCCACCATAGAACGATTCAAAAAGCCTCTCtcaaaaaactttttaaaaactccaCCCAAATCAACCTTAGTTAGATCTCAATTATCTGGGAGAAATCCATGGAAAAACCATCCAAACCCAAGAACTTGTTTCTATTACTCCCAAAAACCACCGTCTTGATTTCATCCAAGTAAAAAGGACCACCAACTCCCCATCCTCCCTAGACGAAATTGGACACCTCAATCAATACCTTACACAAACGGCTGCGCTTGGACAAACAGGttataaagaatatatttcCTAATCAATAACTATAAGCATCATTATAACTTTGGAAAGTTGAATTAAACCTATTTAGACGATGTTTACAGCAACAAGAAACTGCAGAACTTCATCTATAAAACATAAGTTGCCTTTGCACCAAGAAATTTAATCAAATGCCCCAATTATACAGAAAAACTAGGTTGGACATGATGGAtagggggtgtcaacctagttgataTGTCCCGATGTGCCTATTGATTCTTAAGTttattgctctttgtatatcCCTCATGTACATCgagctttgtctctttattattattacttatatatttaataaagagatcagtttcctttttaaaaaaatacagaaaAACTAGGCAAAAAGGGAGAACATACTTTCTGAAGGTCACATGAACAGGAGTACCAGAATTGTGGTTTGGCGTGCTAACATTAGACTCAAttactagaaaaattaagtgaaAGCAAAAATTAGCTCAGCTTAAGGAAGCTTAAGTGTAAGAGCACCAACTCCTGAAACTTTTGTAGACTGTATATGTTCCTGGGAACAAATGGTCGAAGTAGGATTTTAAGTCCAAGTGCTATGAACTCTGAAATGCATCAAGTATAAATCTCTAGGTGAGGAATTGAGAATTTTTTAGACTGACTAGGATCACAAGGATGCAGCATTCTGGTATTTCTCGACTAAACCAAATCAAAGACATGTCGTCGTCAACAACTCTTACAACagaacataaaacaaaattagaattcCTTGCTCTACGTCCTATCATTAGTACGAATACTACAAAGCTCCAGCacaaaaatttggaaaaaaaaaaagcaagatAAAATTCAAGGCACATCTCGCAGAGGAACACAGGAATTGAAGAATGTGATggaaattcattaaaaaaaaaaaaaaaagtacctGCTGACGAGTAATATAATCAGCTTTGATCGAACTAATTGACTGCAGAAGCTCTGGAAGCGGCAGAAGTTTGGCAACCTCGCGTACGGCAGCTTCCTTTGCTTCGATACCGAGATCCTCGACCATCATCTTGCACTAAACAGAAATCGGAAACACAAAAGAGACTTGAAAATCGAGGAGATAATCAATGTAGTTAAACGAAAACTTGAACTCTGAAAATAGAAGCGATCTCTAGTGTTTGATAAACAGATTCTTCAACTTCGAAATAATCTTTGTTTATCCGAATGGAAATGGATCTGATTAACGAAGCCACTGCCGAAATTTCTTACCAGATTAACGACGAATAGAACCACAACATGAAATGGTAGGCCGAACAACGAACGAAATTcctttgaaatgaaatgattttctataattttatttgtcaaacaccgtgttagatttttttttaagtactccgtaaaaaaatagattacgAACTCTCAcgaaataataaattagtaaaattaatcaaaatatataaaattataagaaaatattatcaatAGACTATGAAATCTTGTACTAAACCTAAATGACCTAAATGATATTGATACACAATCTTGTATCATAAGCGATTTTGGTGTACGTTGTTGTACCAAGGttgtttatatattgatacactattatttagattttggtaaATGACTGTTTACATCTTGGTAAATAATTAGATCTACCTCTTATTTATCTAAGATAGATTGTGATAGTGatctatttctatttatttggaataaatgattgatcgtttagattttgatacatgatcatgtaatgaaaaaaatacgaaaaaaagaagataagagatgacgaaaaaggaataaattatGGAAAATGAGATGAAGAAATCGCGAACCAGAAGAGATGGGAATATGAATGGGAAgtattaatatgaaaaagatgggcataaatttaatattcgttttggaaaattcaaaacaacatGGGCAAGTcttgaatttatgaaaaaataatagtgaCTTcgtgagattttttttatccgagttgtaaatattttcacgtTTTGATCTATATGTAAATTAACCGTcttattttggttgttttaaaatataacaaaatattaaatttttactaataaaaaaaacgtcaaattATTTACggaaagtaaaaatataaacatgtATAATAGTGTGAGACATTGATCACATTCTGGACTacataagaataaaaaaaaacaagaaataggTACTTAAGCGAGATGGGGAGCGAGAAGTTACTCATGAGCAGGAAAAAGGCATATGGTGGGAAATTTGAGTATTACATTGAGCACGAACGAATAACGAAAAAAGTCATCAAAAGACCATCCTTcgtcaaaatttgaaacatgggtcaattttttaatttgagactCCAAAAGGTGGCCATCCATACAAAAAACTCTTCTTCAACACCATCTTTTCCATGGCAACGATTCTCTCTATTTTAGATCGTATTGTCTTTTGTTAGTATTCTATTGTTCGATTGCTTCTAACTGTTGAGATGTTAAGAGtcttacatttaaaaaattaaaaagactCACACTCATAGTAAGATAGATGGTTCATCTCATGGTCAATTAGTTTAAAGATGAAATTCCATATTATCAAACATAATATCACAACTCATTAAAACTAAACGAGCATTCTATCCAAGATAGATGAACTACTCTTCCATACTATTgcataaatacaattttatggatctaatttatgtaattaaattattcttgGTGGTGTAATTTTATGGATctaatttagggtttaagaATTCAATTGTGATTTTAACCctttgaaagtttaagaactCAATTGTGattttaacacttttaaaagtttaagaaccCAATTGTTTAACCGTAAATAGGATGACTTGGTAACTTttattctatttcattttaatattattgttattttgcaCTCgagctaaaatttaaaatctaattcaAGAGATCAATAAGTTAGGTTTTGTTAAAAGTACACATATCTAAATAGAAGAATCATTAAAATACATATAGACCAACATGATATTttaacccaaaaaagaaaaaattattattatcaaaagttgtcttagtcctttatttatttttagtacaatCGCTAGGTTGTGCCATATTAACTTTAAAGAATATGTTGTTAAGCATCGTAGTAAGAAAACTCGTAAAACAGAAGCACATTAATAAAGATATCACGTGTCTCGTCGTTTCCAAGATAAAACAACCTCTAATTTTGTCGATAGGAACTGTACTTCAGTATACCAACACTCACTAGATACTTAGTTGCTCGAAAAACTTAAAAGCTAAAAACACGAGAGAAAACGAGGTATAAAGTGAGAAGATAGGAATgtgtatttcattttttatatatatttgaaatgagagGGCACTCCTTCCTctcatttcaatatatatatatatatatggtggAGAAACGTTTGTAACGGTCATAAAGGTAAAAAGATTAGTTAAAAAAACAccgaatttaattatttctaattCTCATTAAGCTCATTTACCGATCCAACAATATGGTTCATGATAAATTTAAGCATtatgaacataaaattatcaaacttCCATGTTTGAAATCCAAAATCTAAGCTTCCAAATTCATGACtctaaatttattacaataacATTTTAACAACATAAACTCAATCAATACAAATTAACCATGCAAGGAATGACTTCTCTCCATGCTTTTAGCTCTTCAAATACATCAGAGCAGGGCTTTCCAACCACACTAATAGACTAACACGTTGAAGTTCCAATACATTCATAAAGCAACAAGGAATGAGGAAATACCATTGGAGTCACTGTCCTAATTCAACAGGTTCTCCACGATCGAGCGATGCCTTCACAGCATCAAGCACCAGCTGAGTCTTTCGAGTGATAGTTGGCCATTTTTTCTCAGGTTTGGAGCCATTTAATTTGATCTCTTTAACCAAATGAGAAAATTCTCTCACCATGTGAGCCTCTTGAGGAAGATCAGTAGGAACGATATGTTTGCTTGGTAGCGGTTGCCAACCAGTCACGAGGTCATTGAATCCGGATTTCGAACAGGTGGAGAAATAGGCCTCCTTCTCCACGTAAGGTATGATGAAATCATTAAGATGTAATGTCCCATTTGTTCCTATAGCAGTAACATCCATGGTCAAATTTGACAAGAAAGAGCAATGGAAGGTTGCTACTTTTCCATCCTCCCAAAGAAGGGAGCATCCACATGATAAAATCACGCCCAATTCGTTCAAAACAGGATTAGGCAAGGCAATCACTCTTTTAGGCAGTTCGTAGTTGGCGGCAAAAAGGATTGAACGAATACAGTACCATCCGGCATCACCCAAAGCACCAAGACCATCGAGGTCGGGTTTCACGCGAATATCATTAGCTAAGAAGTCGGAATCCGCAGCAAAAGAGAAAACACTGTTTACCTGTGATAttcatagaagaaaaaaaaaagcagacaatcttccaattaattaaccatCCAAATCTCGAGGAAAATTTGAACTGATCGACTCAAATAAATACAGCAAAAACACCGAACGAAAAATAACATTTACACAAGAGTTTAATATTCTCCATAGCATTTgctaaatttaacattttgtttttgtatttttaaccAAAAACTAGTTCACTCATACCTTTTAACATCTATGCaacatcatcatcaaatttaaaatagtaaagacCAATGCGATCATGACAAGAAATGATAAAGGTTGAAGGAGAACCCCGTTTCATTTCATCTCATTTGACACCATGACCAACAATTTTGATGAGCAACAGGCTTACAAGAGAGATTTCACACTCATGCACAAGCATTTTTGTTAGGTATCCTAAGTACGtaagatataataaaacaacaaatacaaCTATACCGCAATACCaatgaagaaaatacaaaatcaatgGCCTTTCAGAGGCATCTCTCTCCTAAAGTACCACACTGGACAATACCAAAAGGCAAAAAGTATTCCTCCTCCAGGGTGCCCCTCcctttatttaaaatcaagatACCACTACTAATTACTATTATGCCATtactaatattttcaatatatgccTAACTAGTActctcaaaatttaagatggaAAGACTGCTACATAAACGGTCAAAATATGTACAATCcttcttcaaaataaatgaatgcgAAACAAGGGGAAGGTAGGTGATGTGCCAATTGCCAAACAATATGGAAGAAGTACAACTTCTTTAGATATTAAAGAGGTCTGAGGTTATCCCTCCACTGATTTTACTTCTTAACTCTCTCTACTATTACACGTCATCTATTTGGTACTTGCTCCAACTACCCAAACTCGAACGGTCCCACTTCTCCTTCAGTACAAAACATCAACGTTATCATACCAACTAAATAGTCATGCACATTTGCTCCCTCTTCCTCAGTTCCTCTTACTCTAAGTTTGCTATACTTGACAGCAACTCCTATTAGAAGGACGAAATGCACTGAACTTAAAGAGGATGAAATGGTATTTATGGGAATTTAATGAGCTCAATAATGGGCAAGGACAGCCCAACAAACAAGAATAAGAATCCTTCAACTATGCGATTGTCTTGTAATGACAATACTTTATTGAaactgaaaaagaaagtttaaattacaaatttaatcccCTTAACTTTATGCTTCGTGTCTATTTGGTCTTTGaactattaaaattacaaattaagtccacaaactattaaaaaaacagGAATCTACTAAATGTAAGATTGTAAGATTGAAAAATGATGGTTCCGCTAGACATGAAggtcaaatttatatttaatatatcaaataacttttgaaattttcaagtCCTTTAAAACTTTAGGGACCATTTTAccaattgaaagtttaagaaccCATTTGGAAGTttatcaaaagaaacaaaaaaatttactattgaaagtttttttttataaaaaatgaagtattttacttttgaaagctatcatcaaagaaaacaattacaagGTAGAACACAGAGAAGGAGCCCCAAGttttttgcaaaagaaaaacaatcgGCTAAACATCACATCAAAAGATTCAAGAATTTATAACTATAAATAAACGAATTCACAAATCAATTTCGTCATCAAGATAATCAAA
This DNA window, taken from Cucumis sativus cultivar 9930 chromosome 6, Cucumber_9930_V3, whole genome shotgun sequence, encodes the following:
- the LOC101216954 gene encoding uncharacterized oxidoreductase At4g09670, with the protein product MADTIIRFGIIGAADIARKVSRAIALAPNATLSAIGSRSLEKASKFASDNGFSPHVKIYGSYEAVLDDPEIDAVYVPLPTSLHLRWAVLAAEKKKHLLLEKPVALNVAEFDKILEACEANGVQFMDGTMWMHNPRTAKMKEFLSDADKFGQLKAVNSVFSFAADSDFLANDIRVKPDLDGLGALGDAGWYCIRSILFAANYELPKRVIALPNPVLNELGVILSCGCSLLWEDGKVATFHCSFLSNLTMDVTAIGTNGTLHLNDFIIPYVEKEAYFSTCSKSGFNDLVTGWQPLPSKHIVPTDLPQEAHMVREFSHLVKEIKLNGSKPEKKWPTITRKTQLVLDAVKASLDRGEPVELGQ